GAGCCTCGGCCTGGAGTACCGGATGGAGAAGGTGACGGACATCCGGGCCATCATGGGCTTCGGGGTGATGATGACCCCGGCCCTCGCGGTGGACGGCGTCGTAAAGGTGTCGGGAAAGGTGCCCTCCGCGGAGGAGATCCGGAAGATCCTCTCGGTTTGATCAACGGGATATCGGGGGAAGGACATCCGTGAAAACCAGATCGCTTGTTACCGTTGCCTTGTTGGCCTTCGTCGTCGTCGCCGTCGGTTTTCTCGTCGTCAAGGAAGTCCGCACCTCCGAGGGGATCGCTTCCCCGCTGGGGGCGGGGTTGGCTGCGGATACGGGATCGAAAGGGGCGCCGCCTGTCCCGGATGCATCATCGCCGGAGGGGAACCGAAAG
Above is a window of bacterium DNA encoding:
- a CDS encoding TM0996/MTH895 family glutaredoxin-like protein — its product is MKTLQILGPGCHKCKKLMETTEEAAKSLGLEYRMEKVTDIRAIMGFGVMMTPALAVDGVVKVSGKVPSAEEIRKILSV